Below is a window of Cataglyphis hispanica isolate Lineage 1 chromosome 2, ULB_Chis1_1.0, whole genome shotgun sequence DNA.
TCTATGTGAATACACGAAATGAAGTGTGAAAATCCGCGAAACTTCGCAAATTCGACCTTTCGCTTGGATAACTTGATTAGATTCTGCAGGATGTGCATCGAGCCAATGTGTAAAagcaatatgaattttttcttatctacgACTGATAACATGTGGTACAATCTTGCGTAAAAATGCTCGTTCAAAGTATGtgtttttattgtacaaagttaatgcaaaaaagaaaaaaggaaagattcatgattatgataaaaaatcatatattctaaataatgtaaaatgcaaaatgtaaaatgtcatttgaatataaattttaatttcttgattattccatatatgaattattataaacagttattattcaaacatttattgttatttattgaaaatagtcgcgttatatatatactttttgaaaTTCATTAGAAATATCTTGGATTTTCATGTTGATCGCACGCGAATTTGCATATAGTTTACATTTACAACGTGAATAGTCAACACGGAAAATTACTACACATCAGAGCCATTACCCATTTTATGATCATTGATCAAAGACATAATCATTCGTTAAAGGCAATGTTAATTTTGTATCGATTGATACCAGTCTCATATAAGTTTATTTCAtccattatttatcaatttatacattaaaccATACGTTCATTTTTTGTAGAATTCTTACATCTAATCATGCAATGTTAGAATTACAGGTTTCAGACTTTATATGTTCTTAATAATGCACGTATATTGACGTAAAatgttgcataatttattgatttagaaaaatgtattcatacgtaaactttttattcttgGAGATTATgcgaaaaacatatttctggaatatatgtataaattttatattattaatattatgcttAAGATCAactaatgcttttttttacgCAAGTGAATCTTATTTAGCTATACAAGGAAAAATCTCAGTCTCAAAATCAGAgtctcaatctttttttttaatagtagaCTTCTGGTGCATTTGTGGACGCTCTTCCTTAaggaaaatatcaaaacatcaataatttccaagttataagcaattaaaaagGGAAGGTTTTTTGTAAACTAAGTTTTGtgtggaattttttaataaaattacacttttcaattaatttcaagcaaagtttagcaaaattttaatctgaaGCTTGCGAAAAATGACAACCTTtctcgatatttaataatacatgcaAAACATGTAATAGACTGATGCAAAAAACGTTACTTAAGTACAAACAGAGCAATTAAGATACAAAGAAattagcatttattttatatgtttatcaatCACTTGCAACACGTTTAAGcctttataattctttataataaaaaaaagtatttataattcttctgcgttttcatttaaaaaaaatcattatatatatatatatatatatatatatatatatatatatatatatatatattaattgctgTACAAATGGACCAAAAGAtctactattaaaaaaaatttaaagagactCTACTTGTACTAGTCAACAAGTTTTATGTCTTCgacaaatatctatttttattattatcataaattcaagtaaaaattttttttataatttaacttctctctgctgaaaaaaaatatttcattatctagAACGGATTGTGTACCATTGCACGAATAtactttaagaacgaactGACCCAATCGCGATGAAGTGATCCCGGAAAAGTGGATGTTTCATTAACAGAACCGATATTCATTCGGATCGTGTCAAAGCATTTTCTGCATAGACTGTACATTGCCAAGTCCGTTCGACTCCTACCAAGATTAAGGTAATGCTCGGTTGATATGATACAATAGTTATGTAGTCTTTTCAGTGCTCTATGGTGCTTCCGCTGGATGGTTGCGAGATTCATGAAGccttagaataatatttggaGTCGCAAAAAGGTATGAGCCTATCATCTTTTGTCATATAATTCGCACATGTTTAACATTGTTCATTTAGACGAAGATAAGATTAAATGTGTCATCTTTGGGAAAGCCAGatagaaatggaaaaaaacatttttttttttagaattagaaCTTTTGAAAAGAATAACTTATATGgcttattcattaatttttttaactgtttttttctaagtattacaaatataaataaaaaaaattgctgatGCTAAGTAAACTTGATTTTTAACTATGtcttgaagaaattaaaagaatataaataattatttatattatacaaaggtAAATTATTTGAAGTTACTCACCGTAACgtagtataaaattttcggtTTCCACTATGGGAAACCACTACAATCACCAATGAAAGAAGTTGTGCAGATACtgaaatcacaaaaaaatatatgattaatattgttgaaattttaCGATCGAGCTTTTCTTCTACTAGTAAATCTGATTATAtctgattatttattactaaagtgatcatttttaaattgataagttATGCAATTCTCATAATGGTTATATATATCTCCCTTTTCTATTAATCACtgttttatcatttctctattgattactattttaaagaattattcatCATCATTTATCATTCTATGTCCCAATTTCTCTATGATAAGAATAAATCTATAGTCTGTTCAGATATAGCATAAATCTATGAGAAATGATCATTGTCATACAAAGTACCTTGCAAGAATTCTCACAGTGACCATATTGGTGTTACATAAATCATGCATCATATAGAAATCTTACATCGTCATTGAATCAGTATCTATAATGCATaaattctgcaaaaaaaaaaattaaagtgcaTAAACGATGGAAAAGAGgataggagagagagaggggagggggggatcTGCGACTCTGACTGGAGTTCATCTTTTAGGTTATAAGAGCATTAtatcttatgaaaaaaaaagatacccGGTGCAAAGTACAAGGTACGCGTGAACACGTTAAATGCTTCAACTGTCTCGGATACACCTGTCCGTCCCCTCTCTTCGCATATCACAGCACGGGTGCACGATAAAGCTCGAGAAAGAGTGATTCGGGCCAGGAGAGGATTCGATCAGCTGTTGACGTCGCGAATCGGCGACGCGTGCATCGAACCGCGCGGGCGAGTTACACTCGCGGATGTATTCGCGTGATCGAGCTCGAGGCAGCTCGAATGTTCCTTTTAATGTATGTATTGATTGAATATTCCTACAGTAACCTGAGGAGAGAGCCTAAAGGGCGGAATTAGGTTAAAGGACGGCGGCATCGTGAGAGAGAAACGGAGATGGGGACGGGACGGATTCGATCCATTCTTACCGTGCGTCGATGCTTGGCGCACATTCTTCTTGTTGCTCGTAAAACGCAAAGGGCTCGACGCTACCGCGTGCACGTTCACGTCACTGACATATTTCTCTGTAAAGTCGGGACACCGCACTTTCGCATGTCGCGTTCCGTCCGAACTCCGCTGCGAACAGGACCgagcgacgcgacgcgaagcGAGAGCAAGAATCGCGGAATCGAGAGACACACGCGGACGGGACGAGAGACGTCAGACCGACTCGAGAGAGCAAGCGTTAAATATAGGATAAAATCGTGTGTGCGACCTGAGATCCACGAGCGCCTGACAGAATGCGCATACGACTATGGGTATACTCGGCGTCGTTTACGCCTTTGCCCGTCTGAAGTTGGCCACCGATGGATCGAACGTGTCATTCTTATAGATATTATGTGCGCCATGACTCAAATTTCACACTCGCATGTATGtggtatgataataattttttcattttcataattctaTGCGTCTGATCGTCGTATAAACGATCGTTTGGCGCGTGTGACAAGTTGGATATACtgtcaaaaaatgaataacaaagagttttataatattaaattgatcgataaaataattttttgcggaGCTTCGCTTAATCAATCGCTCATGGTGTACAAATACCTAGATGCAATGCATTCGATTCATAAGTGTCTCACTTTAGACGAACATCAAAGCATGAACGCCACTTTACCTTGCCGGGTATCAAATTTCGCGggtgatataattatacatagttGCCCTTCGAGCATTCTTTCAGCTAACTTCATATCAAGCAATTCTAACGCTCGGTCAAGCGGTTCCTGTCATATtaaactgaaaaataaatattgtatttaatatcataaaataatatattgattatctaatatttatattcgtttgaaagagattttgcaactttttattatttgattaaatctcTCACTACATAATGGagtatttgattatttttccaaaagtAATCTTACTTATtgtctttttcaatataaaataatgaattttttttattgaaaatatatttatattttcaaatgcaCTCGCTGAacgttcaaaatatttttcaatataatacatatgtgtataatacgCCCTTattgtaagaataaaaaagttaattctgCCAATAATAAAAACACTACAATGTTTCTTTTGCTCTTTGATTATTATTCCAAAATCTCTCGTTAATTTGTTATTCACGtcgcattaattattacacgaTTCGATAACAAGCTTTTTTGTTTTCGCAACGAAGCGGCCATATTTTTGCATAGCACATATACCATGAACAAGCATTCGTAATTACGCAACACGCATGCACGTATGTATGCTTGCAGCAGGATCGAAGTACATTGTTGCATATGTAGCTTATTATTTCCGAAAATTCGATATCCGTTTCGTCCGCCGTCAGTTTCGACAGTCGGCGCGAGAGCGCGCGTTGTCGATGGCGCACGCGCCGTCCGAACTTCGCGACTGGATGCAACGTCTAGGGATAATTTGTTTGAAGTATGACGTAACTCGCCGCCCATGAATATGAAACGGCCATTGATATTGGTATATAATCGCTAtagtatcatataaaaaaaagataccttattccaatttttattattgcaaataatataaaatttaagaatatatgtaatttacagtaatttttattatcatcaatGAACAGAGACAATTGccgtaaattaatatcaaaatttattccgaTTAAGAATCATTTTCCATTCCTgatttttaatcgaataaacgAGTTGCATTTGAGAAAACAAAGTTtccaaatagattttattgcttaaaagaattaattgtttaagtataatgatttattatttccgaGATGAAACTGGAGAATAATGTTTCATATTTGATAACCCTTTTTTATTAGTATACAAAATTCGCAttcttcatataatataaaaaaatagataaattttaaaattatttaaattgtctgatatatgtataatctatttaaatttatatagaaaacattTACCAAGTTTCACAGTGTGCATATGGAAGTCTACGTTAAAAACGTGTGGCCCGAATCTCTCGCGGAATAGATTCGATGGAAATGATGTCCGCGAGTACCGAATCACGCCGTTCTCTCGCGCCTCGCGCGAGGCGCGACCGCCGTTCGTAGCCTAGAGAATTTTTCTGCCCGACAGCTGGCAACCTGGATATCGattgtcattatttatatcgtacGTTTCTTCTTCAGTCATCGATTcactctttttacattttacatttttacagtAATGAGAGAGTTAAGTTTTTCCCACGGGCGTATGGTATTATAAGTTTGCCCCCACATGTGTGATCATAGGTGTTGTTGAAGGGGAGTCGAGCGTGCGAAGAGAATGACGGATAGCCAGCAGCAGTTTTGCTTGCGGTGGAATAACTTTCAGGCGAACATCACGAGCCAGTTCGAGGCGCTGCGAGATGATGAGGACTTCGTCGACGTTACCTTCGCGTGCGACGGCAGGCGACTCCAGGCGCACAAGGTCGTCCTTTCCGCGTGCAGCCCTTACTTCAAGGAGCTGTTCAAGGTTAGAAAACCATTTTCTTCTCGCTCCCCACCTTAGACGTAATCCCTCTCCTCCCCGCCTCtattctccctccctcttccTCCCCCTCATCTTCTTCCCCCTTTGCGTCCTCCGGCGCGGCAGCCGCCCTCCCCGCTCTCTTCGTTTCTCCTCTCGTCTATTCTTCGTCCCCCTcttcaatctctctctctctcacgctctctcccctctccctcccccctctttCTGTCTGCCTCTTGTTCGTCCTGTTTCCCCTCCATCCGCGGTGCTCGTGTGTGTACATGTGTGCGCGCACGTACATGCATTTCCTTCGTCTCATCTCGCGATGAATAATTCCAAAATTACACAATACCTATTTACGTGACGACCTCTTACGCATCTTATCTTTTTCGTCGCGCCTCATTTCAAAGCGaggcgcatatatatatttgtgctcGCGGTTACGTCACGATATTTGCATGTATTTTTCACCCTCCGCTAAACCCCTCGCCCCTCCCGGCtgttgccgccgccgccgccgccgccgcaggCTTTCGCGACCGCgccgaataaaatttatatgtaattgctGACCGACAATTAACGCGCCGGCGAAGGCTGGGGGGAGGTCGATAAATGGACGAGCTCGCCCCATACGTTTGTTCAATTAGTCGTACTCGTTTTACAGACGAAATTATGCAATAGTAATCTACTATGTTATCTCTTGCATCTTTTTCAACAGAGATATTACGATTATCTAAATTAGATATTTGCAATTAGATATGAAGCACTTCCTGTAAAGCAGAAGCTAAttgtgaatttaaaaaattttaagtatctATAATTTCACGTTTGCACGATTATAATActggcaaaaaaatttaaacacaggaaaaaaattaaatatgtaattaaaattgtgttgTTAATATaagatacgtatatatatcttatattaataatatatatatatatatatatatatatatatatatatatatatatatatatatatatttattgtagatATACAATCATAAAGAtggattttgtaatataaatataattaatttaaatcgaaaattatataataataataatatatacttgatattaaagaaaaaaagattaaaggaataacttttttttataacttgttATTGGTTTCACAATTCTTTTtgcttgtataaatatttcaaaatatgtaattaataattaatagtattacatgaaatttattttgcagacAAATCCTTGCAAGCATCCAATAATTTTCATGCGAGATGTTGAGTTTGAACATCTACAGTCGTTATTGGAATTTATGTACGCTGGAGAAGTAAATATCTCGCAGGCCGAATTACCTACATTTCTACGTACTGCTGAATCTCTTCAAATTCGTGGCCTCACCGACTCCCAAAGTAATCAACATAACAATGAAAAGGTTTGTTTGACATAAGTTTGTACATTTTTGCATGTCTCCTATTGCcattgtgtttatatatacatgtaatgcatatgtattataatgtatgtataatttaataattttcagcaTTTGAAGACAAACAACATCCATGCATCAAATGGCCGTGGTCTGATCTCACCGAGCTTTGACGATGAACGCAGTAGAACTCCACCACCTTCAAGCCCTCCACCACTGAAAAGGCTGTGTAAAAAAAGTGATTCACCTCCAATTTCTAGTCCAACACCCTCGATACCGCCTTGTGCTACTATTGCACCTCGCTCGCGTCCACTTATCGAGCCTCAAGTTCAGCTCGATTGTTATAAAGATCTCGATATTGTTGAggtatatattcttattcgtattgttatatttgtattcGTATTCTTAttcataatcaaatatttttgataatatcaatgtactacatatatacaggCAATCTTACATtagtttttaactttttacttTCAGC
It encodes the following:
- the LOC126858216 gene encoding zinc finger and BTB domain-containing protein 12-like isoform X3 — translated: MTDSQQQFCLRWNNFQANITSQFEALRDDEDFVDVTFACDGRRLQAHKVVLSACSPYFKELFKTNPCKHPIIFMRDVEFEHLQSLLEFMYAGEVNISQAELPTFLRTAESLQIRGLTDSQSNQHNNEKHLKTNNIHASNGRGLISPSFDDERSRTPPPSSPPPLKRLCKKSDSPPISSPTPSIPPCATIAPRSRPLIEPQVQLDCYKDLDIVEPKIELPEYGSDDDCSPKQEANTLPSGFLSLDSGMEVLPSYPSSYQGNQNVEGGMPGPSHGTTELNQEQQAAVGFGTEETGSPPSSSSTSLKISSVSTVCTWHNPRPCPRCARVYSNNSNLRRHLRSAHATAPDLLELTSLQRKTMVLQSSLFFTAPSSSSEEEVTGS